GGCGTGGGGCTGAACATCTTGCCTCACAGCGCTGTTCACCTCGATCGGCTGGGTGTGCTGGACCGCATGCTGGCCAGGGGCGTCGCGACGTCGAACCTCGACTACATCAACATCCAGGGTCAGACCCTCTGGTCCGAGCCGCGCGGCCTGTCGGCCGGCTATCCGGTTCCGCAGGTCTCCATGTACCGCGGCGTGCTGCAGTTCGAGCTGTTGGCCGCGGTCAAGGAGCGACTGGGCGATGATGCTGTCGTGTCGGGTATGCGGGCGGTGGCTGGCCGCGACGAGCCCGACAGCAATCAGGCCGTGCTGACGGTCGAGCACCGCGACTCTGGCGAGCGTGTCGATGTGGTCGCCGACCTCGTCATCGGGTGCGACGGCATCCACAGCCGTGTGCGGCGCGAGTTCGCAGGCGACGAGGGCCCGCCGCTGTGGAACGGCCAGATGTTGTGGCGATCGGTCACGCGCATGAAGCCATACCGCGATGGCCGAACGATGTTCATGGCAGGCACCAACGAGGTCAAGTTGGTCGCGTACCCGCTGACCGAGGTGGGCGATGACGGCATGTGCGACATCAACTGGATCGCCGAGCTTCGGATGGACCCCAACGACATGCCCGACCGCGAAGACTGGAACCGGCTGGGGCAACGATCGGAGTTCCAGTCACACTTCGCCGACTGGAACTGGGACTGGCTCGACATCGCGGCGCTGATCGGTGACGGTTCCGGACCTCCGCCCGACGGCGACGGATCGGGTCCGGTATACGTGTTCCCCATGGTCGACCGCGACCCGCTCGACACGTGGATAGACGGACGTCTCACCCTGCTTGGTGACGCAGCGCACCCGATGTACCCGGTGGGTTCCAACGGGGCCTCGCAGGGCATCATCGATGCCGCGGTGCTGGCCCAGGCGCTCGACGACCACCCCACGGTCGCCGAGGCCCTGGTTGCCTACGATGCCGAACGCCGCCCGGCCACAGCGGCGGTGGTGCGAGCCAATCGCAGCTTCGGACCCGAACGCGTTCTCGACATCGCCTATGAGCGTGCGCCAAACGGCTTCGAGCGCATCGAAGACGTGTTCGCCGAGGGTGAGCGCGAAGAAATCGTCGGCTCGTACCGGCGCACGGCCGGATTTGCGGTCGATCAGGTGAAAGGCTCCGATGACTGAGAACCCACTGCCCGTCGATCTTCGCAGCGACACGGTCACCAAGCCGTCGGCGGCCATGCGCAAGGCCATGGCCGAAGCCGAGGTCGGCGACGACGTCTATGGCGAGGACCCCACGGTCAACCGGCTCGAGCGACACCTCGCCGAGATGCTCGGCGCCGAGGCCGCTGTCTTTTGTTCATCGGGTACCCAGTCGAACCTGATCGGAGTGTTGTCGCACTGTCAGCGTGGCGACGAATACGTCATCGGCGACAGCTACCACGTCCTGCGACACGAAGCGATGGGCACCGCGGTGTTCGGCAGTGCCGCACCTTTCGCCATACCGGTGCAGCCCGATGGTGCGGTAGAGGCGGCCGACGTTGTGGCCGCCGTCAAGGCCGACGACCAGCACTTCCCCCGCACCCGGCTGCTGTGTCTGGAGAACACCACCGACGGACGAGCGGTTTCGCTTGACCGTATGAAGGCACCCGCCGAGGCCGCCAGGCAAGCCGGGCTGGGCGTTCACCTCGACGGCGCACGAATCTTCAACGCCGCCACCGCACTGGGCTGCGACCCCCGCGACATCGCTGCCGTGGCCGACACCGTCTCGGTATGCCTGTCGAAGGGGCTGGGCGCACCGGTCGGGTCTGTTCTGGTTGGGCCCGCAGACAACGTGGCTCGGGCCAGAAGACTTCGCAAGCTCGCCGGTGGGGCCATGCGCCAGGCCGGGATATTGGCGGCTGCGGGCCTCCATGCGCTCGAGCACCACGTTGCCGGCCTGGCCGATGACCACGCCCGAGCCGCCCAGGTGGCCCGCGCGCTAACCGAGCATCCGGCTTTCGAGGTGAAGGAGGGAACAAGCCACACCAACATGGTTTGGCTCACCTGCGACCCCGCCACCGGTGCTGCCTTTGCCAAGCACATGGCGGGCCAGGGCATCAACGTCGGGCGTGGTGGTGCGTCTATGCGCCTGGTGCTGCATCGCGACGTCGACGACGCCGCCCTCGCGGCACATCGTGTCGGCCATCGCTTCGTTCCCGAATCCCGCCTGACCGTGCTGGTCGGCCACACCGGGTGACGGGTGAAGGGTGGTTTGCGGTCGTAGGCTCGTCGCCATGAAACCGAAGCGGGCAGGGCTCACATCGCTGGTCGCCGTTCTGGCTGTGCTGGTGGCGGCGTGCTCGGGCGGCAACGACTCGGCGACGGGCGATGGTTCAAGCGCTGAGGGCGAGGCCCTGGAGGCCTCGGCCGAGGTGTTGATGCCCGCGGCCGCCGAGGCCATAGGTGCTGTCAGCAGCGTTCATTTCCAGCTGGAACGCACTGGCGCGCCGGTTCACATCGACCCTGCCGACCTGATCGCAATAGAAGCGGTCGAGGGCAGATGGGTGGCACCCGACAGCGCCGACGCGTTGTTGGAGGTCAAGATCAACGACTCGATCAACACCAAGCTGGGCGCCGTATCGGTCGACGGCCTGGTCTACCTGTCCAATCCGATCACGGGCGACTTCGAACCCTTGCCCGACGGATACGACGTCGACCCCACCGAGTTCTTCGACCCTGTCGACGGTTGGCGTCCGTTGCTGCTGGAGATGTCCGACGTCGAGCTGATCGGCGAGGACGACCGTGCCGGTGGTACTTACCACCTTCGCGGTACCGCGCCCGCGTCCAGGGTCGAGAACGTCACCGCAGGCCTGGTCGACGACCAGGATCTCGAACTCGACCTCTGGATCGAAACAGATACGGCCTTGGTGCGAAGCGTCGAGTTCACCAACGACCACGACCTGGGCACCAGCTCGTGGCGCCTCGACCTCGACCGCTACGGCGAAGAGATGACGATCGAGATACCCGAGAATGTCTCGGGCTGAGGCACAGCCAGCCTCAACCGCCAGCGCTCGGCCTGCGGCCGGTTCGCGCTGGGTGATGTTCGCGGTTGGCTGGGCGGTGTTTGTCGCGGCCGACGACCTGACGGTCGTGTCGACAATGCTGCGGCCCATCGTTACCGACATGGGCTTGACCCTGCCTGACGGTCTCGACGACGCGGCCTGGGCGGTCAACGCCTATTTGATCGCATTCGTGGCGATCATGCCCCTGGCTGGGCGCATCAGCGACGTGATCGGCCGCAGGGCCACCGTGATGCTGGCCTACGGCGTGTTTCTGGTCGGCACGGTCGTCATACCGCTCTCGACCTCGATGGGGCCGTTCTTGGTGGGACGCGTACTCACAGCGCTGGGCGGGGGAGCCATGTTGCCTGTGGCGCTGGCGGTCGTGGGCGACGAATACGCCGAACCGGGACGAGCCAGAGCCCTGGGCACACTGGGGGCCATCGAGACCCTCGGATGGGTTTGGGGTCCGCTGTATGGCGCCATGCTGGTGCGTTTCCTCAGCTGGGAATGGCAGTTCTGGCTGAACGTACCCATGACCGTGTTTGGCATGGCGATCGTGTGGTGGGCGCTGGCCGGGCACGTGCGCCGAGCAGGTCACGAGCGTCCCGGATCGGTGGACTGGATTGGGGCAGCGGCCCTGACCACGCTGTTGGTGACGCTGAACCTGGCGCTTCTCGGGAATGCCGAGATCCAGAGTGTCACCGGGTTCGACGAGCTCGACCCGTCGACGGGGTTCGACTTCCGCTGGTTGTTGATACCCGCCGCCGGCTCGGCCTGGGTGGCCTGGCGGCGCCAGCGCAGCGCCGAATCCCCACTGCTGGCGCGGGGCTTGTTCGGCGGCCGCAACGTGAAGCTGGCGCTCGGCGTGAACGCCGTTGTCGGCGCCGCGCTGGTGATTGCCATGGTCGACGTTCCGCTGTTCATCAACGCGGTCGAGATCGATCTGGAAGACTCGGCCGTGGCGTCGGGTTGGGTGCTGGCTGCCCTCACGTCGACCATGGCCATCACCAGCTACGTCGGCGGTCGTGTCACCGAGACGTCCGGCTATCGGATAGCTGTGGTTTCGGGCCTGGTAGCAGCCTTTGTGGCCTATCTCGTGATGGGCATCGTGTGGCAACCCGCTACGTCTCACGCGGCGATGGCGCTTCATCTCGCATTGCTGGGTGCGGGTGTGGGCATGGTGGTTGCCCCCACGTCGGCGGTCGTGGTCGACAGCGCCGAGCCTGGCGACCGCGGCGCGGCGGCGTCGCTGGTGATGGTCGCCCGGTTGGTGGGCCTCAGCATCGGGTTGTCGGCCCTGACCGCCTGGGGTTTGCACCGATACGACCAGCTTCGCTCGACCGTCGACTTGCCTCCAATCACCGACCCCGGCTTTGCCGATGCCGCTCAAGCCGTGCAGGCCAAGCTCACGGCCGACGCCATCGCCGAGACCTTCCTGGCCGCCGCACTGGTGGTGCTGGCGGGAGTGATAGCGGGGATGTTTCTCACCAACCGCACCCAAGGTCGCCCCGGTGTTCGCGGCGCGACCAACGGCACCTTTGCACAACAAGGAGGGCAGACGATGGGCCCCAACGACCGTCTATTGCGGATCGCACTGGCGTCGCTGGCTTCGGCGCTGTTGTTCACGATCCTGGCCGTAGCCGTGCTTTTCGGACGCACCAGCGATGCCGACGACCGTGTTGCGCAGCTGGAGGCACAGCTCGACGAAATGACCGACCAGCGCGACCAACTGGCCGACGACCTGCAAAGGGTCGAAGCCGGGGCTGCGTTGTTCGCGGGCCAGGTGACAGCCTTCCAGGAGCGGATCGTGGCCCTAGAGCCCGAGTTCTCGGCCGGCATCGATGAGGCGATCAGCGGCCTCGAGTCCTTCGGCTCTTCGACCCTGACGTTTGACGTCGACGTCGACGAGACGATCCAGATCGACACCGAGGTGGTCATCGACCGCGACATCGACGTGCCGATCGACGAGACGATTCCGATCGATGAGGTCATCGACACGACGATCAGGATCGACACTCCGCTAGGAAATATCCCCGTCGACGTGCAGGTTCCCGTCAAGCTGGATGTGCCAATTCAGCTCGACGTGTCGATACCTGTGAACGAGACCATTCCGGTCACCGCCGAGGTGCCGGTGAAGCTGGCGATTCCGATCACCGTCGATGTGGCCGACACCGAGTTGGCTTCGCTGACGAAGGCCCTTGCCGACGGCTTGATCGAGTTGCGCAACGTCTTGTCCGGCCTGGCCGGCTGACGAAGCCGTCGGCGAAAGGCCTTCGCGTGGGCTGAGACGCTTCCGCGAAATCCTTGACGGTTCGGCCGCTAGCCGGCCCCTGCGTGCTGGTCTGGTGGTTTGCCGGCGCGTTTTCGTTGTCGTCGTGGTGGTTTGGTCCATTCGCTGATGACGGTGCCGTGGGCGTCTTGGAGTTGCCAGTGGTCTGGTGTGTCTCCCATGGCCAGCCGTTTGTTCGCGGCGTGTAGCCGGTCGTGGTGGTGTGGGCATAGCAGGGCGAGGTTGTCGAGGTTGGTGGTTCCGCCGTGTTCGCGGTGGTGTAGGTGGTGGGCTTCGCAGCGTTGGGCTTCGGTGTTGCAGTGTTTCCACCTGCATGTGCCGTCGCGTATGGCTAGGGCCAGTTTTTGTGTTGGTGTGGCGTATTGGACGTCGTAGGCCAGGTCCAACTGTCGCCTGTCTGCCTGTTGGTACCAGGCGTTGATCTGGGCCCGGCACAGCATGGATCGTGCGATCGATGCTGGTATTTGGGTCCCGTCGAGTGTCTGGGCCGTGCCGTCGGGTTTGGCGAGTTGGTCGATGTCGATGATCAGGTTCACACAACCCGCGGCTCGTTCCCTGGCGCCGGCGGTTGGGTCGGCTTGGTCGGCTGCGGGTATGAGGCCGTCTGTGAGCATGCTGGCGATGACGTCAGCACCCCGTTGTTGGTGGCTGCGCCGCTTTCGCGGGTCTGTGATTGTTCGCATGTCGTGATGAAACGCAGCACGCTCACGTCGGTCGTACTCGGCTTTCAACGCCGCACCAGTGACCGGGTCCAATGTGGCGGTGAACCAGATCATGTCTTCGTTGTCGATCCCACACGACCCCCGCCTGCGTCGACGCTGACGCGCCAGCCGCTCTTCAGGGTCCTCGCGGGTTTGTTCGCGTTCGGCCTCACGAACCGCCGCCCTGGTCTCGTCAGCCGACTGGCCTTTCGCGCCCGCGAGCAGGCGGGCTTTGATGTCGTCGGGTAGATCGGTGTTGGCCAGATAGTCGGCCTGTTCGGAGTTGATGTCCCCACCCTCCAATGCGTCGGCGACATCGGGATTGGCAGTCAGTCGCTGTGACCTGGCTTCGGCCTCACGCTGGGCCTTACGCGACGGCGCAGGCGGCCCAGGATTCGGCTTGGACCCAGACCCCGCCTCGTCTTCGCTCCCGGTATCGGAGTCAGGTTCTCTGCCCCTCCGGTTCGCGGCACGCTGACGGGCCTTGGCCAACGCGCTCAAAAGCCGGGCTTCGTGGCCGTCCAAACGGGCACGCACACGACGAAGGCCGCCGAGCTCGGCTTCGAGCCCGGCGACACCCATCACCTCTAGTTCGTCGGCGCCGCTAAGCACCACCCGCACCTCTGTCACGCCACAAACCCTAAACAGGGGGTGGGACATCGAAGGGTCCACCGGGGTCGTTCACTGGTTCGGGAGGATGTGTTTGGTGTTCGAGTGGGTCGGTCTGACTCTGGGTGTGACTGGCCTTGTGTCTTTTGACTGATCGGTCGGCTGATCCGCTCGGGCATCGAACGCGCACCAGCCGGTCGGACGAACGTGACCTCATTAGGAGCTTGGCTGTTCCCCGTCGATGTCTTGTCCGTCGTCCCGGCCGGTGGTGCCAACCCATCCGAGCGTCGAATAGGAAGACCGTGACCAGCATGCACCAACTCAGCAAGGAAGTGACAGGAGGGGTCGACACTCACGGCGAGGTTCATGTCGCTGCTGTTGTCGATGTCATCGGGCGGATCGTCGCGACTGAGTCGTTTCGCGCCGATGGGGCGGGCTATCGACGATTGTTGCGATGGATGCAATGCCACGGAGATGTCGTCAGAGTCGGTGTGGAAGGCACCGGTAGTTACGGTGCTGGTCTCGCCCGCTATCTCAAAGATGAAGGTGTCGAGGTTGTCGAGGTCAATCGACCCGATCGGCAGCGGCGTCGACGCCGAGGCAAATCCGACACCGTGGACGCCGAGGCTGCTGCCCGGTCCGCTCTCAACGGTGATGCAACAGCGGTCCCCAAGAGCGGCTTCGGGCCGGTGGAGAGCGTCCGGGTCCTGCGCCTGGCTCGACGATCCGCGATCAAGGCCCGAACCCAGGCAGCGAACCAGATCCGGGACCTGATCGTGACCGGACCCGACCAGCTTCGGGCGCGCCTGAGAGACCTCAACACTGCTCAGCGCGTCACCGTGTGCGCGCGGTTACGAACTGTTGACGTGACTGATCCCAGCGACGCGACCAAGGCGGCACTGCGCACACTGGCCCGTCGCCACCTCGACCTCAGCGCCGAGATCGAAACCCTCGATACTCAGATCGCTCAACTGTGCGCAGCGATCAACCCGGCCCTGCTCGCAGCCCGCGGTGTCGGCCCCGAAGTCGCCGCCACACTGCTGGTCACCGCTGGCGACAACCCACACCGCATGCGCTCCGAAGCCGCCTTCGCGGCGCTATGCGGCGCGAGCCCGGTCGAGGCATCATCAGGCAAGATCACCCGTCACCGACTTAACCGAGGCGGTGACCGACACGCCAACAACGCGCTCTGGCGCATCGTGCTCGTGCGCATGTCCTGCGACCAGCGCACCATGGCCTACGTCGCGAAACGCACCAACGAAGGCAAGTCAAAGAAAGAGATAATCCGCTGCCTAAAACGCCACGTGGCCCGCGAGATCTTCAGACTCCTCACCAACCCATCCACCATCCCCGCCGGAAAAGACCTACGCACGCAACGCACCAACGCCGGCCTCACACTCACAGACGTCGCCCAAGCCCTCGGCACCTGGCCCATCCGCATCTCAAAACTCGAACGAAACCTAACCCACGACGCCGACCTCGCCCACCGCTACCAACTCCTCCTCCACCCCAACCAACAAGCCGCTTGACACATACACCCCATAGGAGCATCACTCAACCCAGGATCAACCAGACAACAGCACGGAGAATCCAGTTGTCGCTAAGAGCCGGACGCGAAGACGGACGGCTTGCCTGGCCCAATGCCGATGGTGTGACAAAAATGGAAAGACCGGGTACTCAGCGCTGCCAAGGACAATGGCGACAGCCGTTGTCGCAACATGGGCGCGCTGCCAAGGCCACCGCGGTCATGACATACAGGCCTGTGACGGGGTCTGGGTACAGCGACAGGCCCTCGGCCACAGCGCGGTCGTGGCGAGCCATCGCCTCGTCGAAGTATGGAGCATCGGGCCCAAAGCGCTCGGAAGCCGGCCTCTGCCAGTCGGGCCTGAGGCCCGTCATGTCGCAGGCAACAGCGGCGGCACCGGTACCCGCACGGCGTCGGCTACCACGCGCAGCAGCTCGACCTCGTCTGGGGTTGCAGTCTCGTCGTAGAGCACCACCTTGGTGGACGCCTCGACGAAGGTTCGCCGTGACGGCGGGTCGAGATCGGCCAGCCGACCGAGTGCATCGTCGAGGCGGTCGTAGGTGAGGCTCTCGTTGGGTGGCATTTGTGCTGTTTGCAAGCCGGCTACCTGCAAAGCGGCCTCGAAGGTGGTTTGAGTCTGGGCCGACCCTGAGCTGTTGAAGTAGGCCAGGATCGCCAGAACCTGAGTGGCCTCGGTCGACAACTGTTGCAGCGTCGACTGCTTGCGATCGGCGCCATCGTCTCCCTGGTCTTCGATGTGGCGCAACATCACGCGTCTCAGCACCCACCGGAACAGGTCTTGGTCTTGGTGCGAAGCCTCGAGGTCGTGGATCGCCTTGGCCAGCCGGACGCGGTACGGCCGCGGCGTCTGGCGTATGGCATGCAGTGCCACATCGATGGCGGGCAGTTGAAGCGGTCGAGCCAGGCTCGAGATGGTCTCGCTGGCAGCGGCGAGGTCGGCGGGGTACATCGACAGGAAGCGGCCCAGCTCGTCTAGCTCGCGTGCCCGAACCTCGGGGTCGCTCGACACCAGCGAGCCCAGAACAGCAGCTACGGCGCCCTGCGGTGTACGCAGGAAACTCTGGGTCTGCGCCGGAATCTGGGCGATGAGGGTCCGCGAGTGTTCCACATGGCGATCGGTGGGTCCGGCCAGCGACGGCTGCTCGTAGCGGGCGGCGACCGCACCGCCTGCGGCTGGGCCGCCTGCGACCGAACTGGTCACGGCAGCGCCAGACGGCGACGATGGCGACAGCAGGGGTACCGCGCCCAGGGTTGTGTCGTCGACCGATTCGCCGTATGCGTCGTCGAGGACCGCCAACTCGCCGTTCCAGTCGGGCATCAGGCGTTTGATGCGCTCCTTGAGCGGCGGATGGGTGGCGAACGTCGAGCCGAGAGCCGACGAGAAGAACAGGTGGCTGGCCTCGGTGGCGTGAGCGGTGCGTATCCGGTTCTGCGAACCCACGCTGGCGATCTTCACCAACGCCTCCCCGATGGAGGTCGGGTCGCGGGTGTACTGCACCGCCGAGGCGTCGGCCAGGTATTCGCGCTGGCGGGACACCGCCGCTTGGATCATTCGGCCGAACAGGGTGCCCAGTGCACCGATCAGCATCAGCCCACCACCGACGAGGATGATGACCATCGCGCTGTTGTCCTTGCTGCTGCGGCGTCTGGGTGCCCAAAGGGTGTGCTGCAACAGC
Above is a genomic segment from Acidimicrobiales bacterium containing:
- a CDS encoding flavin-dependent oxidoreductase; protein product: MSRYEVAIAGAGITGLVTALELHERGHRVRVFEEVKDIKPLGVGLNILPHSAVHLDRLGVLDRMLARGVATSNLDYINIQGQTLWSEPRGLSAGYPVPQVSMYRGVLQFELLAAVKERLGDDAVVSGMRAVAGRDEPDSNQAVLTVEHRDSGERVDVVADLVIGCDGIHSRVRREFAGDEGPPLWNGQMLWRSVTRMKPYRDGRTMFMAGTNEVKLVAYPLTEVGDDGMCDINWIAELRMDPNDMPDREDWNRLGQRSEFQSHFADWNWDWLDIAALIGDGSGPPPDGDGSGPVYVFPMVDRDPLDTWIDGRLTLLGDAAHPMYPVGSNGASQGIIDAAVLAQALDDHPTVAEALVAYDAERRPATAAVVRANRSFGPERVLDIAYERAPNGFERIEDVFAEGEREEIVGSYRRTAGFAVDQVKGSDD
- the ltaE gene encoding low-specificity L-threonine aldolase — encoded protein: MTENPLPVDLRSDTVTKPSAAMRKAMAEAEVGDDVYGEDPTVNRLERHLAEMLGAEAAVFCSSGTQSNLIGVLSHCQRGDEYVIGDSYHVLRHEAMGTAVFGSAAPFAIPVQPDGAVEAADVVAAVKADDQHFPRTRLLCLENTTDGRAVSLDRMKAPAEAARQAGLGVHLDGARIFNAATALGCDPRDIAAVADTVSVCLSKGLGAPVGSVLVGPADNVARARRLRKLAGGAMRQAGILAAAGLHALEHHVAGLADDHARAAQVARALTEHPAFEVKEGTSHTNMVWLTCDPATGAAFAKHMAGQGINVGRGGASMRLVLHRDVDDAALAAHRVGHRFVPESRLTVLVGHTG
- a CDS encoding LppX_LprAFG lipoprotein, with amino-acid sequence MKPKRAGLTSLVAVLAVLVAACSGGNDSATGDGSSAEGEALEASAEVLMPAAAEAIGAVSSVHFQLERTGAPVHIDPADLIAIEAVEGRWVAPDSADALLEVKINDSINTKLGAVSVDGLVYLSNPITGDFEPLPDGYDVDPTEFFDPVDGWRPLLLEMSDVELIGEDDRAGGTYHLRGTAPASRVENVTAGLVDDQDLELDLWIETDTALVRSVEFTNDHDLGTSSWRLDLDRYGEEMTIEIPENVSG
- a CDS encoding MFS transporter, with product MFAVGWAVFVAADDLTVVSTMLRPIVTDMGLTLPDGLDDAAWAVNAYLIAFVAIMPLAGRISDVIGRRATVMLAYGVFLVGTVVIPLSTSMGPFLVGRVLTALGGGAMLPVALAVVGDEYAEPGRARALGTLGAIETLGWVWGPLYGAMLVRFLSWEWQFWLNVPMTVFGMAIVWWALAGHVRRAGHERPGSVDWIGAAALTTLLVTLNLALLGNAEIQSVTGFDELDPSTGFDFRWLLIPAAGSAWVAWRRQRSAESPLLARGLFGGRNVKLALGVNAVVGAALVIAMVDVPLFINAVEIDLEDSAVASGWVLAALTSTMAITSYVGGRVTETSGYRIAVVSGLVAAFVAYLVMGIVWQPATSHAAMALHLALLGAGVGMVVAPTSAVVVDSAEPGDRGAAASLVMVARLVGLSIGLSALTAWGLHRYDQLRSTVDLPPITDPGFADAAQAVQAKLTADAIAETFLAAALVVLAGVIAGMFLTNRTQGRPGVRGATNGTFAQQGGQTMGPNDRLLRIALASLASALLFTILAVAVLFGRTSDADDRVAQLEAQLDEMTDQRDQLADDLQRVEAGAALFAGQVTAFQERIVALEPEFSAGIDEAISGLESFGSSTLTFDVDVDETIQIDTEVVIDRDIDVPIDETIPIDEVIDTTIRIDTPLGNIPVDVQVPVKLDVPIQLDVSIPVNETIPVTAEVPVKLAIPITVDVADTELASLTKALADGLIELRNVLSGLAG
- a CDS encoding DUF5522 domain-containing protein, whose translation is MTGLRPDWQRPASERFGPDAPYFDEAMARHDRAVAEGLSLYPDPVTGLYVMTAVALAARPCCDNGCRHCPWQR
- a CDS encoding M48 family metallopeptidase: MDFQGHQETAQQSTFKLVALFVAGVVAIMAIVAAFVSALFFYDSQEVDPLAAFVVAAPITILGIGGTSLVKSSQIRGGGGAYIASSLGGRQIDFNTLDPVERQLGNVVEEMAIASGMPVPDVFVLDDEPGINAFAAGWSADTAAIGVTRGALNHLNRRELQGVIAHEFSHIRNGDTRIKTRIIGWVFGITVITLLGRLLLQHTLWAPRRRSSKDNSAMVIILVGGGLMLIGALGTLFGRMIQAAVSRQREYLADASAVQYTRDPTSIGEALVKIASVGSQNRIRTAHATEASHLFFSSALGSTFATHPPLKERIKRLMPDWNGELAVLDDAYGESVDDTTLGAVPLLSPSSPSGAAVTSSVAGGPAAGGAVAARYEQPSLAGPTDRHVEHSRTLIAQIPAQTQSFLRTPQGAVAAVLGSLVSSDPEVRARELDELGRFLSMYPADLAAASETISSLARPLQLPAIDVALHAIRQTPRPYRVRLAKAIHDLEASHQDQDLFRWVLRRVMLRHIEDQGDDGADRKQSTLQQLSTEATQVLAILAYFNSSGSAQTQTTFEAALQVAGLQTAQMPPNESLTYDRLDDALGRLADLDPPSRRTFVEASTKVVLYDETATPDEVELLRVVADAVRVPVPPLLPAT